A single Thermaerobacter sp. FW80 DNA region contains:
- a CDS encoding Fur family transcriptional regulator yields MNFQRAVQRLKERGLKVTPQRLEILRAVMRAGRPVTAREVTDAVRARHPRVSLDTVYRNLTLLTHCGLISPVNLQGRDGTRFEYQGDDRHHHHFVCVACGQSFCVEWCPTATLHAVPTQDPGFRVVGHAFEVYGYCSRCQPAG; encoded by the coding sequence GTGAACTTCCAGCGGGCGGTCCAGCGGTTGAAGGAACGGGGGCTGAAGGTCACCCCGCAGCGCCTAGAGATCCTCCGGGCGGTGATGCGGGCGGGTCGGCCCGTCACCGCCCGGGAGGTGACCGACGCGGTGCGGGCCCGTCATCCCAGGGTCAGCCTGGACACGGTCTACCGCAACCTGACCCTCCTCACGCACTGCGGGCTGATCAGCCCCGTCAACCTGCAAGGCCGGGACGGGACCCGCTTCGAGTACCAGGGGGATGACCGCCACCACCACCACTTCGTCTGCGTCGCCTGCGGGCAGTCCTTCTGCGTCGAGTGGTGCCCGACGGCCACCCTGCACGCCGTCCCGACCCAGGACCCCGGGTTCCGCGTGGTGGGACACGCCTTCGAGGTCTACGGCTATTGCAGCCGCTGCCAGCCGGCCGGCTGA
- a CDS encoding metal ABC transporter ATP-binding protein — protein sequence MASSLGHARRDRGEPGPAPDEPVHGAGAPAGDRGAERHAGSGGRRAPAGEPGGATRPGSSGPAVVELEDVAFAHGADPVLDGVSLTVRRGEFLGLVGPNGSGKTTLLRVLLGLLAPTRGRVRLFGQDVRAFRQWWRVGYVPQRPAALAGGFPATVEEVVATGLVAIGRASAAARPRSPREALALVGMEHLAGRPIGRLSGGQQQRVFLARALVGRPELLVLDEPLEGVDAATQDRFYRLLRELRERDGLTVILVSHDVGVVSAEVTTLACLNRRLFFHGPPERLAPGTMAELYGFPVTTVRHRH from the coding sequence ATGGCGTCCAGCCTGGGTCATGCCCGACGCGACCGCGGCGAGCCTGGACCCGCGCCGGACGAACCGGTCCACGGTGCGGGCGCGCCTGCGGGCGACCGGGGCGCCGAGCGGCACGCCGGCAGCGGGGGTCGACGCGCCCCGGCGGGCGAGCCAGGGGGGGCCACCCGTCCCGGTTCGAGCGGCCCCGCCGTGGTCGAGCTCGAGGACGTCGCCTTCGCCCACGGTGCCGACCCGGTGCTGGACGGCGTCTCCCTGACGGTGCGACGCGGCGAGTTCCTCGGGCTGGTGGGTCCCAACGGCTCGGGCAAGACCACGCTCCTCCGCGTCCTCCTCGGTCTCCTCGCGCCCACCCGCGGCCGGGTGCGCCTCTTCGGCCAGGACGTGCGAGCCTTTCGCCAGTGGTGGCGCGTGGGCTACGTCCCCCAGCGACCGGCTGCCCTGGCCGGTGGGTTTCCCGCCACGGTGGAGGAGGTGGTGGCCACGGGGCTCGTGGCCATCGGCCGCGCGTCCGCCGCGGCGCGACCGCGGTCGCCGCGGGAGGCCCTGGCCCTGGTCGGCATGGAGCACCTGGCGGGGCGTCCCATCGGCCGCCTCTCGGGCGGCCAGCAGCAACGGGTCTTCCTGGCCCGGGCGCTGGTCGGCCGGCCGGAGCTCCTGGTGCTGGACGAACCGCTGGAGGGCGTCGATGCCGCCACACAGGACCGCTTCTACCGGTTGCTGCGGGAGCTGCGGGAACGCGACGGTCTGACGGTGATCCTGGTCTCCCACGACGTCGGCGTCGTCAGCGCCGAGGTGACCACCCTGGCGTGCCTGAACCGGCGCCTGTTCTTCCACGGGCCCCCCGAGCGGTTGGCGCCGGGGACCATGGCCGAGCTCTACGGGTTCCCGGTGACCACCGTGCGTCACCGGCACTGA
- a CDS encoding metal ABC transporter permease — protein sequence MAGVKELFQYDFMVRALMAGTLVALLAPVVGTFLVLRRLSLMGDALAHVALAGLAGGLWLGVYPTGTALGLAVAAGAAMEALRARYRRHGELAVAITLAASVALAAVFFSLGGTGGIDLFAYLFGSVLTVSPADATLIAGLTLAVLGVVAVLYRDLLALTLDEELARVTGLPVGALNGLFTMMAAAAVAASMRVVGVLLVSSLMVLPVAASLQVARSFRAALGLSVLFGQLAVGAGLVVAYWLNLPPGATVVLAAVVLLLGALAARRLWPDLGPA from the coding sequence ATGGCCGGCGTGAAGGAGCTGTTCCAGTACGACTTCATGGTTCGCGCCCTGATGGCCGGCACGCTGGTGGCGCTGCTGGCGCCGGTGGTGGGGACCTTCCTGGTGCTGCGACGCCTGTCCCTCATGGGGGACGCGCTGGCCCACGTCGCCCTGGCCGGACTGGCCGGGGGGCTCTGGCTCGGGGTGTACCCCACCGGTACGGCCCTCGGACTGGCCGTGGCGGCGGGTGCGGCCATGGAGGCGCTGCGGGCCCGCTACCGCCGGCATGGCGAGCTGGCGGTGGCCATCACGCTGGCGGCGTCCGTCGCCCTGGCGGCCGTGTTCTTCAGCCTCGGGGGGACGGGCGGGATCGACCTCTTCGCGTACCTCTTTGGCAGCGTGCTCACCGTCAGCCCGGCGGACGCGACGCTGATCGCCGGCTTGACGCTGGCGGTGCTGGGGGTGGTCGCGGTGCTCTACCGCGACCTGCTGGCCCTCACCCTGGACGAGGAGCTGGCTCGCGTCACCGGCCTGCCGGTGGGGGCCCTCAACGGCCTCTTCACGATGATGGCGGCCGCCGCCGTGGCGGCCAGCATGCGGGTCGTGGGGGTGCTGCTGGTCTCGTCGCTCATGGTGCTGCCCGTGGCGGCCAGCCTGCAGGTCGCCCGCAGCTTCCGGGCCGCCCTGGGCCTGTCCGTCCTGTTCGGCCAGCTGGCGGTGGGGGCGGGGCTGGTGGTGGCATACTGGCTGAACCTGCCGCCGGGCGCCACGGTGGTGCTGGCGGCTGTGGTGCTGCTTTTGGGCGCCCTGGCGGCGCGCCGGCTCTGGCCCGATCTGGGGCCGGCCTGA
- a CDS encoding metal ABC transporter solute-binding protein, Zn/Mn family, which translates to MPLPMPDVVARGESRRRRGRRGWGRWVGGLLVALIMALAALAAGCGPRGGGDGPAAPGRAGSSEERARLPVVVTFYPLEYMARSIGGDRVAVTALIPPGADAHHWEPRPADVRAVAEARVFIYNGAGLEPWVPRLLKAAGRSGRIDVEAAAGLPLVPAGTATRVLGAGGGSAGAPADRDGHGHGDHGHAEGSAADTPPDPHVWLDPALAARQVRTIADALGRADPPGRAVYLRRGEALARRLEELAAEYRQLARCPRRELVVSHAFLTYPAHRYGLVQIPIEGFAEEREPGPRQLAAVAAFVRERGLPYIVVEPGAAGAAATLARETGARLLEVHPLETLTAADRQAGRDYLSLLEQNLDRLRLALGCGG; encoded by the coding sequence ATGCCGCTGCCGATGCCGGATGTGGTTGCGCGGGGCGAATCCCGCCGCCGACGGGGGCGGCGGGGATGGGGGCGGTGGGTCGGCGGGCTGCTGGTCGCCCTCATCATGGCGCTGGCCGCGCTGGCCGCCGGTTGCGGGCCCCGGGGCGGGGGTGACGGCCCGGCCGCCCCGGGGCGTGCGGGTTCGTCGGAGGAACGGGCGCGCCTGCCGGTGGTGGTGACCTTCTACCCCCTGGAGTACATGGCGCGGTCCATCGGCGGCGACCGGGTGGCGGTGACCGCCCTGATCCCGCCCGGCGCCGACGCCCACCACTGGGAGCCGCGCCCGGCCGACGTGCGGGCCGTGGCGGAGGCGCGGGTCTTCATCTACAACGGCGCGGGGCTGGAGCCGTGGGTCCCGCGGCTGCTGAAGGCCGCGGGCCGCTCGGGGCGGATCGACGTCGAGGCGGCAGCCGGCCTGCCCTTGGTCCCCGCAGGCACCGCCACGCGGGTCCTGGGAGCGGGGGGCGGATCCGCCGGCGCCCCGGCCGACCGGGACGGTCACGGGCATGGGGACCACGGGCACGCCGAGGGGAGCGCCGCCGACACCCCACCGGATCCCCATGTGTGGCTGGATCCCGCGTTGGCCGCCCGCCAGGTGCGCACCATCGCCGACGCCCTGGGGCGGGCCGATCCCCCGGGACGCGCCGTCTACCTGCGGCGCGGTGAGGCGCTCGCCCGCCGGCTGGAGGAGCTGGCTGCCGAATACCGGCAGCTGGCCCGCTGCCCGCGGCGGGAGCTGGTGGTCAGCCATGCCTTCCTGACCTATCCGGCCCACCGCTACGGGCTCGTCCAGATCCCGATCGAGGGCTTCGCGGAAGAGCGGGAGCCGGGCCCGCGGCAACTGGCGGCGGTGGCCGCGTTCGTCCGGGAACGGGGCCTGCCCTACATCGTGGTCGAACCCGGCGCCGCCGGGGCGGCCGCGACGCTGGCCCGGGAGACCGGGGCGCGGCTGCTCGAGGTCCATCCCCTCGAGACGCTGACCGCGGCCGATCGCCAGGCGGGGCGGGACTACCTGTCCTTGCTGGAGCAGAACCTGGACCGGCTGCGGCTCGCGTTGGGCTGTGGCGGCTAG
- a CDS encoding MFS transporter: protein MRGALGYLVLLSIAHLVTDLNQGGMPALLPQLKEDYGLTYAQLGVVLLVLNITSSLIQPLFGYWSDKRPQGWLVAFGPLLAAAGLALVGFARSYEGVLLAAVLCGIGVALFHPEGARAARGVAGGQRATAMSIFSVGGNLGFALGPVVAVALVRAWGPEGLAWLVLPAALLAVAAMAALPGMARREREAAAGAVRHPAAIASGTAAPPGPSGRGRVAASGERSSGDAQPATGAARRDRPATGTGSGAGSASAASAGQAAAPNWFAEALLIGVVGVRSWLQFGVLSLMPFLYLEKAGADGVSTGVLLFVFLAAGAVGTLVGGPLADRIGTRTVLIASMAALIPLHWALVHGPAWATLPLLAATGFALVATFSITLVMSQDFMPGHVAVASGLNTGFSIGLGGIGAAALGALADRWGLEATLSAMVLLPVIGLLLTLLVPVPERDRRQRGAQAAGRARPAET from the coding sequence GTGCGAGGCGCCCTCGGCTATCTGGTGCTGCTCAGCATCGCCCACCTGGTCACCGACCTCAACCAGGGCGGCATGCCCGCCTTGCTGCCCCAGCTCAAGGAGGACTACGGCCTGACCTACGCCCAGCTGGGCGTGGTGCTGCTGGTGCTGAACATCACCTCGTCGCTGATCCAGCCGCTCTTCGGGTACTGGAGCGACAAGCGGCCCCAGGGCTGGCTGGTGGCGTTCGGGCCCCTGCTGGCGGCGGCGGGGCTGGCGCTGGTGGGGTTCGCGCGGAGCTATGAGGGCGTGCTGCTGGCGGCGGTCCTGTGCGGGATCGGCGTCGCCCTCTTCCACCCCGAGGGGGCCCGGGCGGCCCGCGGCGTCGCGGGGGGACAGCGGGCCACGGCCATGTCCATCTTCTCCGTCGGGGGCAACCTGGGGTTCGCCCTGGGACCGGTGGTCGCCGTCGCCCTGGTGCGCGCCTGGGGACCGGAGGGCCTCGCCTGGCTGGTCTTGCCCGCGGCGTTGCTGGCCGTCGCAGCCATGGCCGCGTTGCCGGGCATGGCGCGGCGGGAACGGGAGGCCGCCGCGGGCGCGGTGCGCCACCCGGCGGCTATCGCCTCGGGGACCGCGGCGCCGCCGGGACCGTCGGGCAGGGGGCGAGTCGCAGCGAGCGGCGAACGGTCGTCCGGAGACGCGCAGCCGGCGACCGGCGCGGCGCGCCGGGACCGGCCCGCCACCGGGACGGGGAGCGGGGCGGGGTCTGCGTCCGCGGCGAGTGCGGGGCAGGCGGCTGCGCCCAACTGGTTCGCCGAGGCGCTCCTCATCGGGGTGGTGGGCGTCCGGTCGTGGTTGCAGTTCGGCGTCCTCAGCCTGATGCCGTTCCTCTATTTGGAGAAGGCGGGTGCCGACGGGGTCTCCACGGGCGTGCTGCTCTTCGTCTTCCTGGCCGCGGGGGCCGTGGGGACCCTGGTGGGAGGGCCGCTGGCCGACCGGATCGGGACGCGGACGGTGCTGATCGCGTCGATGGCGGCGCTGATCCCCTTGCACTGGGCGCTGGTGCACGGACCGGCCTGGGCGACCCTGCCGCTGCTGGCGGCCACCGGGTTCGCCCTGGTGGCCACCTTCAGCATCACCCTGGTGATGAGCCAGGACTTCATGCCGGGCCATGTGGCCGTGGCCTCGGGGCTCAACACCGGCTTCTCCATCGGCCTGGGCGGCATCGGGGCCGCCGCCCTGGGGGCCCTGGCGGACCGCTGGGGCCTGGAGGCGACCCTGTCCGCCATGGTGCTGCTGCCGGTCATCGGACTCTTGCTGACCCTCCTGGTGCCGGTGCCCGAGCGGGACCGGCGGCAGCGGGGGGCGCAGGCCGCGGGCCGGGCGCGGCCGGCCGAGACGTGA
- a CDS encoding SCO family protein, giving the protein MRRRWWLALAGLAVVAVVALVVLQTGAGWDPRPNGPATPAPEPAAGSGDSKGEGGFRGMTLLDPQPAPDFALPAADGSTFRLADQRGKIVLLFFGYTYCPDVCPATLAVWRELADRLQDDADSVRMVFVTVDPERDTPERLREHLPQFGRHIVGLTGTREQLRPVWDAYGVKPERIELPESSMKYAVAHPAQVYLIDQEGRQRLLYPLGFTAEDIEADIRLLLAQGN; this is encoded by the coding sequence ATGCGCAGGCGATGGTGGCTTGCACTCGCTGGCCTGGCGGTGGTCGCCGTCGTGGCCCTGGTGGTGCTGCAAACGGGAGCCGGCTGGGATCCGCGCCCCAATGGCCCCGCGACGCCGGCCCCCGAGCCGGCGGCCGGCTCGGGCGACAGCAAGGGCGAGGGCGGCTTTCGCGGCATGACCCTACTGGATCCGCAGCCGGCGCCCGATTTCGCCCTGCCCGCGGCCGATGGTTCGACCTTCCGCCTGGCCGACCAGCGCGGCAAGATCGTGCTGCTCTTCTTCGGCTACACCTACTGTCCCGACGTCTGTCCGGCCACTCTGGCCGTATGGCGGGAGCTGGCGGACCGCTTGCAGGACGATGCTGACAGCGTCCGTATGGTGTTCGTCACCGTGGACCCCGAGCGGGATACGCCCGAGCGGCTGCGGGAGCACCTGCCCCAGTTCGGCCGGCACATCGTCGGCCTGACGGGGACGCGGGAGCAACTGCGGCCCGTGTGGGATGCTTACGGCGTGAAGCCCGAGCGCATCGAGCTGCCTGAGAGCTCCATGAAGTACGCGGTAGCCCACCCGGCCCAGGTGTACCTGATCGACCAGGAAGGGCGCCAGCGCCTCCTCTATCCCCTGGGCTTCACCGCCGAGGACATCGAGGCGGACATCCGGTTGCTGCTGGCGCAGGGGAATTGA
- a CDS encoding copper chaperone PCu(A)C — MRSWRNVMRFRFLVLAGAVAIVLGALAGCGGQAGSTRQPAPGGGAEQAGGPGVTITDAWVRAAAEGDMSAAYFTVTNQGQSAVRLTGVRTGVAGEAEVHESMQEGNTVRMQPVAAVEIPAGGRVTFAPGGYHVMLMDLKQTLHPGDRVDLTLVFEGGLEVPVTAEVRDTAGTSTGGGGGEHSGGH; from the coding sequence GTGCGATCGTGGCGGAACGTCATGCGCTTTCGCTTTCTGGTGCTCGCCGGCGCCGTGGCCATCGTCCTCGGCGCCCTGGCAGGCTGCGGCGGCCAGGCCGGGTCGACCCGGCAACCTGCGCCCGGTGGCGGTGCCGAGCAGGCCGGCGGGCCCGGGGTGACGATCACCGATGCCTGGGTACGGGCGGCCGCTGAGGGTGACATGTCGGCGGCTTATTTCACCGTGACGAACCAGGGCCAATCCGCGGTCCGCCTCACCGGCGTGCGCACCGGCGTCGCGGGCGAGGCGGAGGTTCACGAGAGCATGCAGGAAGGGAACACGGTGCGCATGCAGCCCGTCGCTGCCGTGGAGATCCCGGCCGGCGGCCGCGTCACCTTCGCCCCCGGCGGGTACCACGTGATGCTCATGGACCTGAAGCAAACGCTGCACCCCGGGGACCGGGTCGACCTGACCCTGGTCTTCGAGGGCGGCCTGGAGGTGCCGGTGACCGCGGAGGTCCGGGACACGGCCGGCACGAGCACCGGTGGAGGTGGAGGGGAGCATTCGGGAGGGCACTGA
- a CDS encoding Hsp20/alpha crystallin family protein has protein sequence MRTDLDRWSWPAPAGRGLGSWREMFWRPWDFWRALDGEADWAFGQRPSVDVTDAGDKVVVEAEMPGVEPEDIQLDVYEDRVVIRSETRRETRNEGDGYYLMERRFGRFHRVVPLPERVNPEGAQARCRNGVLRVEIPKVQDQGRGRRVPVTGT, from the coding sequence CCTGGACCGCTGGTCGTGGCCCGCGCCTGCCGGCCGCGGCCTGGGCAGCTGGCGTGAGATGTTCTGGCGCCCGTGGGACTTCTGGCGCGCTTTGGATGGCGAGGCGGACTGGGCCTTCGGCCAGCGCCCGTCCGTCGACGTCACCGACGCCGGGGACAAGGTGGTCGTTGAAGCGGAGATGCCCGGGGTCGAGCCGGAGGACATCCAGCTGGACGTCTACGAAGACCGGGTGGTGATCCGCTCCGAGACCCGGCGCGAGACCCGCAACGAGGGCGACGGGTACTACCTGATGGAGCGGCGCTTCGGCCGGTTCCACCGGGTGGTGCCGCTGCCGGAGCGGGTCAACCCCGAGGGGGCGCAGGCCCGCTGCCGGAACGGCGTGCTGCGGGTCGAGATCCCCAAGGTGCAGGATCAGGGGCGCGGGCGGCGCGTGCCGGTGACCGGGACGTAG